One Candidatus Moraniibacteriota bacterium genomic window, AGCGCTAAAAATTTTCTTAAATTACACAGTGCTATTCAGCGGCAAACACTAAGAAATATTTTTCAAGAACTGAAAATAATAGCAGACGTTGATAATCAGCAAATTGAAGAAATTTCTAAAATAATCAGGAGCACCAAAAACAAGAGTCAGAAAAGCTTAATAGGAGGCTTGAGTATATTAAAAAAAGGTGATAAGGTTATTATGTTTTTGAAATAACAAAATAAAGAAAATAACTCGTAAAATTTAAAAAAATGGAAAAATTTTTAAAAAATATAGGTTTTGTTGTATTGTTTTTTCTTCTTCTTTCAACAATAATGATTCTTTACAGCGGACCAGCTCAAAAACCAGCCACTATCTCATTGAGCGAACTAGTCACTCAGATAAATGAGGGAAAGGTTAGGGCTATTTCCATAAAAGGAAATGACTTAGAAATTGAATTAAATGATGGCACAAAAGAAATTTCTATTAAGGAACCTCAAAGCGCTCTGACTGATTCACTTAATAATTATGGAGCTGATAAAGAAAAATTTAAGGCAGTTCAAATGAAAATTATTCAAGAATCAGGCTTTAGTTCTTTTGCTAAAAATATACTTATTCCGATATTTCTCCCATTTGTTATTATAGGTGCCTTTATTTGGTTTATGTTTAGGCAAGCCCAAAGAGGAAATTCCCAGGCCTTATCTTTTGGTTTAAGCAAAGCAAGAATGACCGATCCAAAAGATAAAAATAAAAAAACAACCTTTGCAGACGTTGCTGGAGCCAAGGAGGCAAAAGAAGAGCTGGGGGAAATTGTAGAATTTTTAAAACATCCCAAAAAATTTATCTCAATCGGAGCAAAAATTCCAAAAGGCGTTTTGCTTCTTGGCTCCCCAGGAACAGGAAAAACGCTTATTGCAAAAGCAGTGGCCGGTGAAGCCGGAGTGCCATTTTTTAATATAAGTGGTTCTGAATTCGTAGAAATGTTTGTAGGCGTTGGAGCAAGCAGGGTGCGTGATCTTTTTAAACAAGCGAAAAAAAATGCGCCAGCGATAGTTTTTATTGACGAAATAGATGCAGTAGGCAGACACAGAGGGGCTGGTCTAGGAGGCGGTCACGACGAAAGAGAGCAGACACTGAATCAAATTTTGGTAGAAATGGATGGTTTTGAGAGCAATGTTAGCGTTATTGTAATCGCTGCCACAAATCGTCCGGATGTATTGGACCCAGCGCTTTTAAGGCCAGGACGCTTTGATCGACGCGTAGTTATGGACTTACCAGACATAAACGAGAGAGAAGAAATCTTAAAGATACATATGAAAAATAAACCTTTAGCAAAAGACATAAATGTCAGGACTTTGGCCGAAAGGACAGCGGGATTTTCTGGAGCAGATTTGGCTAACCTGGTAAATGAGGCTGCTATATTATCTGTAAGACGTGACAAAAAATCTATAACGGAAGATGAACTGAAAGAATCAATAGAAAAAGTTATTCTTGGTCCAGAAAGGCGCAGTAAGGCCATAAACAAGAAAGAAAAAGAAATAATAGCCTATCATGAAGCGGGACATGCCTTGGTAGGAGCCACCCTGCCAAATGCTGATCCTGTACAGAAAGTTTCTGTTATTGCCCGCGGACAAGCTGGCGGATACACATTATCTGCTCCGACAGAAGATAAAAGACTTCAATCAAAAGCTTATTTTCTTGATGAATTAGCAACGCTTCTTGGCGGACATGTTAGCGAGAAAATGTTTATTGGTGACCTTACTACCGGACCATCAAATGATTTAGAAAGAGCCACTCATATGGCCAGAGCTATGGTTACCAGATATGGCATGAGCAGTTTAGGGCCCAGGACATTTGGCAAAAAAGAGGAACTCGTTTTTCTGGGCCGGGAAATAAGTGAAGAAAAAGATTATTCGGAACACACAGCTGAAGCTATAGACAAAGAAGTTTCTTTTTTGATAAAGAATGCTTTTGATACTGCCGAAAAAATCCTAAAGGAAAAGCAGGACATCTTGAAGAAGCTGGTTGCTGAGCTTTTAGAAAAAGAAACTCTTGAAAAAGATGAATTCGATGAAATTGTTGGTATAAAAACGACCAAGAACGAATCCGAATAAAAAACCAAGACAAAAAACAAACAGATAATCGAAAGAATATTATTTATGAAAATAAAAGCAATTAAATATTCCGATATCTTCAGAAAATCATTAGCTATGGCACTTAGAAACAAACCAATGTGGTTTTTCGGCTTGCTTATTTTTCTTAGTTCAATTTTTTCAAATGTAATGAATGTTTTTTCTACAACCGGAAACAAAGAACAAGTGCAATCCCTGATAATAGTGGTGAAAGAAAATCCCTCATTTTTTCTAAAAGCAGTCATTGTTTTTGTTTTATTATGGCTGGTATTTTTTCTTTTAAGGTTTATTGCAATTGCTGGAATTATAAAGTCTGCAAACAACATTAATATATATAAGCAAAGCAAAATTAGAGCTATCTTTTACGAGGGGACAATATATTTATGGCCCATGTTCTTAATTGAAATTATAATCAGTTTCGCATTAGCTGTAATTTTTTTGGCACTTTATTTTCCTGTTTTATATTTATTGATTCTTGGAGAAAAGTTTTTTGCAGCAAGCTTATTTTTAACTGCTTCTTTTATCATTACTGTAATAGTTGTTGTGGCATATTATTTAAAAAAATATGCCTATTTATATGTTGTTATTGGCAATATGAAAATAAAAATGGCCATAGAAGAAGCTTATCGTTTGCTGGCGAAAAATATTTGGGAAAGTCTGATAATGGGATGCTTTATTGGAATTTTACAAGTGTTATTTTCAGCGGTGCTTTTATCATTGTTATTTCTTGACTTAATGATATATTCTCAAATATTTGAGATGAAAAATATCTTTGTGGGCTTGATTATGGTTATTGAAATTTTAATTTTTATAG contains:
- the ftsH gene encoding ATP-dependent zinc metalloprotease FtsH, with translation MEKFLKNIGFVVLFFLLLSTIMILYSGPAQKPATISLSELVTQINEGKVRAISIKGNDLEIELNDGTKEISIKEPQSALTDSLNNYGADKEKFKAVQMKIIQESGFSSFAKNILIPIFLPFVIIGAFIWFMFRQAQRGNSQALSFGLSKARMTDPKDKNKKTTFADVAGAKEAKEELGEIVEFLKHPKKFISIGAKIPKGVLLLGSPGTGKTLIAKAVAGEAGVPFFNISGSEFVEMFVGVGASRVRDLFKQAKKNAPAIVFIDEIDAVGRHRGAGLGGGHDEREQTLNQILVEMDGFESNVSVIVIAATNRPDVLDPALLRPGRFDRRVVMDLPDINEREEILKIHMKNKPLAKDINVRTLAERTAGFSGADLANLVNEAAILSVRRDKKSITEDELKESIEKVILGPERRSKAINKKEKEIIAYHEAGHALVGATLPNADPVQKVSVIARGQAGGYTLSAPTEDKRLQSKAYFLDELATLLGGHVSEKMFIGDLTTGPSNDLERATHMARAMVTRYGMSSLGPRTFGKKEELVFLGREISEEKDYSEHTAEAIDKEVSFLIKNAFDTAEKILKEKQDILKKLVAELLEKETLEKDEFDEIVGIKTTKNESE